The genome window TATAggggaatcactttgtaagttatataaatgtctgacCACTATTCTCCACAGCTGAAACTAACATAACATTGAATATCAACtctaattcatatttatttgaaaaaattgaaaaactaggCCCTGggtagttgactcagtggatagagcgttggtctggcatatggatgtcccgggtttgattcctggtcagggcacacaagagaagcaaccacctgcttctctcccccaggcAATCCTAGATGAACCACTCTCGGGCACTAATAAAGGCAGAGCCATAGGTCCACCTTCCCGCCGCCAACCAGGCTCTGGGGCCCTGCCCCTGCCATGAAAGCTCCAGGACCATTAGTAATAAGTCTTGTTCCTCGAAATCCCCTGATGGTTGCTGCTGAGGTGCATCCTGGAATCATGTTAAGAACAATAAGCGCTGGTCCAGCCACACTGGCTCCGGTCAGAGAAATGTCTGTGGGGGCAGCACTAGTAATAATGACTCGGGTGAGTGTCTCAGGATTCCTGAGTGCATCACTGTCACCAGGCTAACAGGTACACAATAAACAGTGCCTATGCCGAGCCAGCTGAAACTATTCAAACTAGCAATTCAAGCCTGCTTACCCTGCCTCATCATCCATTCTGGTGGGGACCACAGTCAAGGCTCTGGCTCACGTTTCTCCGCCCACTGTCTGCCTCCCGACTGACCATGGTGCTTCCTTGTTTGGCCCTGCCTGCAATGGCAAGCTCCTCCTCTTAGTGAGTTacaatgtgtctttttttaattgattttagagaggggcagcaagggagagagagagagagagaatttgttgttccacttagtaatgctttcattggttgcttcttgtgtgtgcctggactggggactgaacctgcagcCTGGGTGTACtgggacagcactctaaccaactgcgcTGACCGGCCAGGGTCCACAACATATCTTCTCAATGGCAGTCCTTCCCTGCTCTGTTGGCCTTATCATACCTGAATAATAAaacctacattttaaaatggggtggggcagaggtTAGCTTCCATCTCAAAGACAAGGCAGCCATGACAGATGGGATCCCCTCAGACCCCAGGAGGCAATGCCCAAGGTCTGCTCTCCTTAAAGAAGCCTATGGGTAAGGCAGACTGCCCCACTGCCACTGCTCTGAGTCCCAGGAAGCCAGATGCAGAATGGCCGAGGAGGCGCCCAGGGCTGGGTGCCCCACCACAGCGGAGGCTACagcccaggccccaggctgcctgggcagagagacacagagacccatTGGCAGGATATGAAATAAGTTTAATCACCACCCTCAGACCAGGTGGGGCAGCCGCAGTGTCTATGCATGGATCACCCCAGAGCGGCCTGGGGCCAACCCCTTGGTTCCAGCTGGGACATATTCCCCATCCAGGCTCCCGACATTCAGGAGGGTCAAGCACCTTCAATTTCCAGGGTCAAGTCTGTAGGTGCTTAGGTCTGCAGTGCTGTGTAGCCAGAAGAACCCATGTCTGAGGGCTGGTGTGCCAGCAGCTGTGCGCGTGTCTCCACAGCTACCACACTGAGGGCTCCGGGAAAGTGATGACAAGAGTTCATCCTCAGAGCCTTGTTCTCTGACAGCAGCCCCTGAGAACAGAGCCAGGACAACACCAGCAGAGTGGCAGCAACCAGACCTGCACTTAGCACCACTGTGGGAACAGACAGATGGGAGCGGGTAAGGGAGTGAAAAGAGCCCACACACACCCACCAAGCTCCTAATGCATAGGGATTAGGGTCTGCAGCCTGCCCCTTCCCCAAGCCCCAGATCCCAGGAGCAACTGCCCCAGGCccagggagtgggagtgggagtgggagtagGAGGGCCTACTCATCATACCGGCAGCTGCGATAACCCCATAGGCACTTCGATTTCTGGACTGGACTGAGTCCTGCTCCCTGACAAAGGTGACTGTGGCATTCCTGAGGTAGGTGACAGTCTCCATTGTCACAGGGGTCCCCACAGACATGCCTTCCTGGAGGGCCTCAGTTCCTGCAATAAGTCCAGGCATTCATTAGCTGGGGAAGAGGCACACATGGCATGGGGTATGAATAGGTATTGCAGACGACTGAGGGGGACCTTAAGGCTCATCTTCCGTCCCAGACTGAGTGAGATTGGTGAACACTACTACCAAGAGTGACCCTTCACTGCCCCCAGAGATGCAGACAAGAGCAAATGCACATACCCATGGCCCCAGCCTGCTCACCCACCAGAAGGTGTAAGATATCCTTATCTAACAACCAGCCCTTCTCACCGCTACAGTCACGATGAGGTCCCAAGGCACATACCACAGCCAAGCTCATCACTGGAGTGAGGACAGTCTGGATGGCCATCACACAGCCATGTGTGTGGGATGCAGGTAACGCCCAGCGGGCAGCGGAGCTCCCCTTCCAGGCAGGGCTGGCTGCTACAGTTGGGAAGGTTCTTGTTGATGCCACCGGGGCAGTCATTGATGCTGTCACAAGAGCAGGGGCTGCCTGTGGGTGGCGGGCACTGCCCATCCTGGGTACACAGCTCCATCTCTGGAGAACAGGGTCAGTTACGTCCCAAACACTCCTGCAACAGGCCTAGGTACTCCCCACATCCCATCCCCTGGCAAGCCTCTGGCTCCGAGACCATACTAATTCCCAACTCCCTGTAAACCCACCTCTTCTCAAGCCTGTGACTAGACTTCCCTCCTTAGAAGCCTAACCCATCCTCAGACTCCACCCCACTGTGCCCCCTGAAAGCCACATCTCTTCTACAAGCGCTGTCTCCTGTGGTCCCACCCCCCTTGCAAGCCCTGCCCCAGGCGTGGCCACTCACTGCACTCCTCCTCATCACTACCATCAGGGCAGTCCTGGTCACCATCGCAACGCCATATAAGCGGCACACAGTAGCCTCTGATGCGGCACTGGAAATCGGAGGGCGGGCATGAGCCTGGGCTGGGGCCTGCAAGATGAACACAAGTGAGGCCTGGGAGGCCCAGGTCCAGACCCTCTCCAGAAATCCAGTGGTCACAGGCAGCAACCACTAGGAGATAGGCCAGGTTCCAGGACACTGGAACTACACTGGTGGCTTCCCTTTGCAGAGGACCTACTATTTGTGGGGTTGAAGCCAAAGAGTTCACAGCCTCACCATGAGGCCTACTGGCAGGTTCTACTGCGATCCCCATTCTACAGAAAACACTGAGGAGAAGAAAGGCGGCAGGACTCACGGCAGAGAAAAAGTTCGAGCCCAGATCTCACTGATCCCAGAGTCATTACCAGGCTTCAAATGGCTAGATGGTCTCTCCAGGAGTCTCGCCAAGCTTCATGGTTAAAAAGActtggggagcctgacctgtagtgatgcagtggataaagtgtccacctggaatgctgaggtcgccagttcaaaactcctggcttgcccggtcaaaacacaaacaagaagcaactactatgagttgatacatcccactcctcccccgctgcctttctctttctctctctcctctctctaaaatcaaaattaatcaacaaaaaaattttaattcagtgagaggaggggaggcagagacagactcccgcacgcgcccagaccaggatccacccagcaagcccacgagGGAGCaatctctgcccctctggggcagtgctccatttctcagctaccaagctcttcttagcacctgaggcagaggccatggagccatcttcaatgtCCAGGGCCAATTCGttccaactgagtcatggctgcaggaagggggaggagggagggagagagagagagagagagaagcgagaaagagaggggtggaaaagcagatgggcacttcttctgtgtgccctgaccgagaatcaaacccaggacatacacatgctggcccgatgctttaccactgagccaactgaccagggccagtaacatcctaaaataataaaataaaaagacttggggagcctggcctgtagtggcacagaggatagagtatcgacctggaacaatgaggttgccagtttgaaaacctgggcttgcccagtcaaggcacataggacaagcaatcaatgaacaggtaaagtgaagcaactatgagtagatactttttgtttcccatctctctctcctctctgtaaaactgataaatcttaaaaaaaaaagaaaaaaacattcaggTAGGGGCCATCCCTCAACCTATCCTGCCCTGGATCAGGCTCATGGTCAGGGTCAGCAGGGCTCATGACATTCCACCTATTTAACAAAGGGGACTGAGGCCCTGGATAAAGGACCTGGGTAGTCACCAAGATTTGTCAACTCAGCTTCTAAATCTCTCCCAGATCTGACCATTTTCCACATCCTGAATGTACTAACCTTTTCACTAGGCCCCCGCCCCAATCTTCATTTGGACACTGGGGACCTCTGAGTCACATCATTTGGTCGCCCACCCTCACCTGTCCTCCGCTCAAAGCCATCCAATGCCCCAACATTCTCACAACCAAATCCTACCTGCTCCATGTGACCCACAAGGCCTAGCGCAGCCCTGAACCCTTCCTGGAACCTCACTTCCTTCCATATTTTCCTCTTCCCAGCCTCCTCACTGCTTTTCTAAGAGGCCTGGCTTGTTTCCACCTCAGAGCCTTTGTCTGGGCTGCTCCCTGGCCCAGTGCACCCTTTCCTCCCTCTACTCTGTGCCTGGTTCTTTCCTCCTCAGCCTTCAGCTCTCAGTCTGTTTCCTGGGAGGGGTCTCATGCCCCTCTGAGATTCCTGAGTCTCTGCTTCCCATTTATAACAATGGTCCTTAAACTGATATGGAATAGACTATAGACACTCATTGTGTCAGAGCCATGACCTTGTGATCAAAAGCCCAGGACTGTACCTGACAATAAGTAGACACAGGTCATACTCAGATGAGAACTGAGCCTTCCTTGACCCCCAACAGTGAAGCTAGGGCTATATGCTGATCTGGAGGAGCACAGAAGAACTGGAACCGGAGCCAGCAGGCAGGAGTTTAAGGGACAGAGCAGGGGAGGAACCTTTTAGGGCTTCCTCCTAGGTGTAGCCTGACAGGTGGCAAATATCTGGTTTGGTCACagcctagaccagtggtagtcaacctggtccctaccgcccactagtgggcattccagctttcatcagtaaaatgaaactagtggagcaaccaaagtataaataaaaaaatagatttaactatagtaagttgttttataaagatttattctgccaaacagcgaaaatccgacataaagtacttggtaagtaattattatatgctttaacttgctgtaactctgctttataaattttataaagtaaagttacttc of Saccopteryx bilineata isolate mSacBil1 chromosome 1, mSacBil1_pri_phased_curated, whole genome shotgun sequence contains these proteins:
- the CD320 gene encoding CD320 antigen isoform X3; this translates as MASASGPSPGSCPPSDFQCRIRGYCVPLIWRCDGDQDCPDGSDEEECKMELCTQDGQCPPPTGSPCSCDSINDCPGGINKNLPNCSSQPCLEGELRCPLGVTCIPHTWLCDGHPDCPHSSDELGCGTEALQEGMSVGTPVTMETVTYLRNATVTFVREQDSVQSRNRSAYGVIAAAVVLSAGLVAATLLVLSWLCSQGLLSENKALRMNSCHHFPGALSVVAVETRAQLLAHQPSDMGSSGYTALQT
- the CD320 gene encoding CD320 antigen isoform X1, which encodes MAPRGALQTAALGLALRLLLGFGLGLEAALTQSPTQAIGPSPGSCPPSDFQCRIRGYCVPLIWRCDGDQDCPDGSDEEECKMELCTQDGQCPPPTGSPCSCDSINDCPGGINKNLPNCSSQPCLEGELRCPLGVTCIPHTWLCDGHPDCPHSSDELGCGTEALQEGMSVGTPVTMETVTYLRNATVTFVREQDSVQSRNRSAYGVIAAAVVLSAGLVAATLLVLSWLCSQGLLSENKALRMNSCHHFPGALSVVAVETRAQLLAHQPSDMGSSGYTALQT
- the CD320 gene encoding CD320 antigen isoform X2, yielding MAPRGALQTAALGLALRLLLGFGLGLEAALTQSPTQAIGPSPGSCPPSDFQCRIRGYCVPLIWRCDGDQDCPDEMELCTQDGQCPPPTGSPCSCDSINDCPGGINKNLPNCSSQPCLEGELRCPLGVTCIPHTWLCDGHPDCPHSSDELGCGTEALQEGMSVGTPVTMETVTYLRNATVTFVREQDSVQSRNRSAYGVIAAAVVLSAGLVAATLLVLSWLCSQGLLSENKALRMNSCHHFPGALSVVAVETRAQLLAHQPSDMGSSGYTALQT